In Coffea eugenioides isolate CCC68of unplaced genomic scaffold, Ceug_1.0 ScVebR1_1860;HRSCAF=2790, whole genome shotgun sequence, a single window of DNA contains:
- the LOC113755924 gene encoding uncharacterized protein LOC113755924, whose protein sequence is MRAGKCKNHYPKNFAPYTIHGEDSYACYRRRDDGRKIKVRKHELDNQWVIPYNPYLLALFDCHINVEICSTVKLVKYLYKYIFKGHDLISFNLLDQKSSSAINEINCYQQGRWVSPPEALWRIYEFRLTEMNPTVYALHVHLPDQQFASFDKSSDLWYLLRKIDFLKTMLTEFFKMNKTNAIAQNLKCLYRDFPQHFVWTPKTKTWS, encoded by the coding sequence ATGAGAGCCGGTAAATGCAAAAATCATTATCCTAAAAATTTTGCTCCTTATACAATTCATGGTGAGGACAGCTATGCATGTTATAGAAGACGAGATGATGGCCGAAAAATAAAGGTGCGCAAGCATGAGCTCGACAACCAATGGGTGATACCTTACAACCCATACTTATTAGCTCTATTTGATTGCCACATCAATGTCGAAATCTGCTCCACTGTTAAGCTTGTTAAGTACCTTTATAAGTATATTTTTAAAGGTCATGATCTTATCAGTTTTAATCTTCTTGACCAAAAATCTTCTAGTGCCATTAATGAAATTAATTGCTACCAGCAAGGGCGTTGGGTTTCACCTCCGGAAGCTTTGTGGCGCATATATGAATTTCGCCTAACAGAAATGAATCCAACAGTTTATGCCCTCCATGTTCACCTTCCTGACCAACAATTTGCTTCTTTTGATAAAAGTTCAGATTTGTGGTATCTCTTGAGGAAGATTGATTTTTTGAAGACTATGCTGACTGAGtttttcaaaatgaacaaaaccaATGCCATAGCTCAGAATTTGAAATGTTTATATAGAGATTTTCCTCAACACTTTGTGTGGACACCAAAAACAAAGACATGGTCATAG
- the LOC113755925 gene encoding ATP-dependent DNA helicase PIF1-like — translation MESDLPFGGKTIVFGGDFRQILPVIEHLPPPDLVQSTLLCSHLWSHMCKLQLGTNMRAALDPAFSAFLLRVGEGVEPVDEHGQISLSPHMVIPYQNKQESLDRCVICPKNSSVDEINEMMIAKFPGCLHRYVSCDRIVDRRYQADYQDFLNSLNPKGLPPHELLLKENCPIILLRNVNPTDGLCNGTRLICRQLADHTISAEIVSGP, via the exons ATGGAATCTGATCTTCCCTTTGGAGGAAAAACAATTGTTTTTGGCGGTGATTTTCGGCAAATCCTGCCTGTTATTGAACATCTACCTCCACCAGATTTGGTCCAATCAACTCTTTTATGCTCGCATTTATGGTCTCATATGTGTAAACTACAACTAGGAACAAATATGAGAGCTGCTTTAGATCCAGCATTTTCAGCTTTTTTGCTTAGAGTTGGAGAAGGTGTTGAACCTGTTGATGAACATGGTCAAATATCTCTATCACCTCATATGGTTATTCCttatcaaaacaaacaagaatcaCTTGACAG ATGTGTCATTTGTCCCAAAAATTCTTCAGTGGATGAAATTAATGAGATGATGATTGCAAAATTCCCTGGATGTCTTCACAGATATGTAAGCTGTGATAGAATTGTTGATAGGAGATATCAAGCGGATTATCAGGACTTTCTAAATTCTCTGAACCCAAAAGGTCTGCCTCCTCATGAactcttgctcaaagaaaacTGTCCTATAATACTCCTCAGAAATGTGAATCCAACGGATGGTCTTTGCAATGGCACCAGATTAATTTGTAGACAATTGGCTGACCACACAATTTCTGCCGAAATTGTCTCTGGTCCTTAA